A genomic region of Microbacterium schleiferi contains the following coding sequences:
- the leuC gene encoding 3-isopropylmalate dehydratase large subunit, giving the protein MSESTIDVGIPDHPRTLAEKVWDDHLVVKGENGQPDLIYIDLHLVHEVTSPQAFDGLRAEGRPVRRLDLTIATEDHNTPTLDIDKPIADLTSRTQIETLRRNAEEFGVRLHSLGDKEQGIVHVVGPQLGLTMPGVTVVCGDSHTSTHGAFGAMAFGIGTSEVEHVLATQTLPLKPFKTMAITVEGELKPGVTAKDIILAVIAKIGTNGGQGYVLEFRGSAIRALSMEGRMTICNMSIEAGARAGMVAPDETTFAYLEGRPHAPTGQDWEDAVAYWRTLPSDEGAVYDAEVFIDANELEPFVTWGTNPGQGVSLSDRVPAPESFADPNDRAAAERAIEYMDLTPGTPMKDVPVDAVFMGSCTNSRIEDLRAFASIIQGRTKAEGVRVMVVPGSARVRLEAEAEGLDKVFTDFGAEWRFAGCSMCLGMNPDQLAPGERCASTSNRNFEGRQGKGGRTHLVSPLVAAATAVRGTLSSPSDLEPLDASETVVTSGAEA; this is encoded by the coding sequence ATGAGCGAATCCACCATCGACGTCGGCATTCCCGATCACCCCCGCACCCTGGCCGAGAAGGTCTGGGATGACCACCTGGTCGTCAAGGGGGAGAACGGCCAGCCCGACCTCATCTACATCGACCTGCACCTGGTCCACGAAGTCACGAGCCCCCAGGCCTTCGACGGCCTGCGCGCGGAGGGGCGTCCTGTCCGGCGTCTCGACCTGACGATCGCGACGGAAGACCACAACACCCCGACGCTCGACATCGACAAGCCGATCGCCGACCTCACCAGTCGCACCCAGATCGAGACGCTGCGCCGCAACGCCGAAGAGTTCGGTGTGCGCCTGCACTCGCTCGGCGACAAAGAGCAGGGCATCGTCCACGTCGTGGGCCCCCAGCTCGGCCTCACCATGCCGGGCGTCACCGTCGTCTGCGGTGACTCGCACACCTCCACCCACGGCGCGTTCGGTGCGATGGCCTTCGGTATCGGCACGAGCGAGGTCGAGCACGTGCTCGCCACCCAGACGCTGCCGCTCAAGCCCTTCAAGACCATGGCTATCACCGTCGAGGGGGAGCTGAAGCCCGGCGTCACCGCAAAGGACATCATCCTGGCTGTCATCGCGAAGATCGGCACCAACGGCGGGCAGGGGTACGTGCTCGAGTTCCGCGGTTCGGCCATCCGCGCCCTCTCGATGGAGGGACGGATGACGATCTGCAACATGTCGATCGAGGCCGGCGCCCGCGCGGGCATGGTCGCCCCCGACGAGACGACCTTCGCCTACCTCGAGGGTCGTCCGCACGCCCCGACGGGCCAGGACTGGGAGGATGCGGTCGCCTACTGGCGGACGCTCCCCAGCGACGAGGGCGCCGTCTACGACGCCGAAGTGTTCATCGACGCGAACGAGCTCGAACCCTTTGTCACGTGGGGGACGAACCCCGGTCAGGGCGTGTCGCTGAGCGACCGCGTGCCCGCACCGGAGTCGTTCGCCGACCCCAACGACCGCGCCGCCGCCGAGCGGGCCATCGAGTACATGGACCTCACTCCCGGTACGCCCATGAAGGATGTTCCCGTGGATGCCGTCTTCATGGGCTCGTGCACCAACAGCCGCATCGAAGACCTGCGAGCCTTCGCCTCCATCATCCAGGGGCGCACGAAGGCCGAGGGTGTGCGCGTCATGGTCGTGCCCGGGTCTGCGCGCGTGCGTCTGGAGGCCGAAGCCGAGGGCCTCGACAAGGTGTTCACCGACTTCGGTGCCGAGTGGCGCTTCGCGGGCTGCTCGATGTGCCTCGGCATGAACCCCGATCAGCTCGCCCCGGGCGAGCGCTGCGCGTCGACGTCGAACCGCAACTTCGAGGGGCGTCAGGGCAAGGGCGGACGCACGCACCTGGTCTCGCCCCTTGTTGCCGCTGCCACCGCGGTGCGCGGGACGCTCTCGAGTCCGAGCGATCTGGAACCGCTGGATGCCAGTGAAACCGTCGTGACCAGCGGAGCGGAGGCCTGA